From a single Agrobacterium tumefaciens genomic region:
- a CDS encoding Arc family DNA-binding protein has translation MSVIPPLGVRLPSEIKEKIKAAAVMNRRSMNAEIVVALESIYASKTSETQKADAHRA, from the coding sequence ATGAGTGTGATTCCCCCGCTCGGGGTACGCCTACCGAGTGAGATCAAAGAGAAAATTAAAGCCGCTGCGGTGATGAATCGACGTTCTATGAACGCAGAAATAGTTGTCGCATTGGAGAGCATCTACGCCAGCAAGACGTCTGAAACGCAAAAAGCCGATGCACACCGAGCCTAG
- a CDS encoding Arc family DNA-binding protein: protein MSTKKPVDEKISNIPPFGLRMLPDLKERIAQAAEKSGRSMNAEIVSRLEFTLDSHVADEKELRSVVDQVEEYKRLLIEKINNQKGQTALFKSVCHHILSYGDDIPSELTKFAEEMLSIYSVEASDIATDVEKR from the coding sequence ATGAGCACAAAGAAGCCTGTCGATGAGAAAATCTCGAATATTCCGCCCTTCGGGCTGCGGATGCTTCCTGATTTGAAAGAGAGAATTGCGCAGGCCGCCGAAAAAAGCGGGCGTTCTATGAATGCTGAAATCGTCTCGCGGCTGGAATTCACACTCGATTCCCATGTCGCGGACGAAAAAGAACTACGTTCGGTGGTCGATCAGGTGGAAGAGTACAAGCGCCTGTTGATTGAGAAGATCAATAACCAGAAGGGACAGACGGCACTCTTCAAATCGGTGTGCCACCATATCTTGAGTTACGGTGACGATATTCCGTCTGAGCTTACCAAATTCGCGGAAGAGATGCTTTCCATCTACAGCGTAGAAGCCAGCGATATCGCGACGGATGTGGAAAAGCGCTGA
- a CDS encoding phage tail tape measure protein yields MGTQQSSLRISLIDDATGPARHIGRALNNLRAEAVSSFAPMRGLIGQVAALGAGYFGVSEGFKATAGAAMSFESAFADVKKVVEANEEQFENMRRSIREMSGEIPLAANDIAALFAAAGESGIATADLKNFAEMAARVGIAFDLGAAEAGESLAKLKTQLGLTVAETGDMADAINHLSNNMASKAKDVTEFMLRVGSMGEMSGFVKEDLAAMGSAMIAAGSDASTAGTAMKNVMRALTRGDFAKKSQRDAAKALGLHLPSIAKDMQKDAKGTMRKVLTAIAKAPKHQQTGLLSEFFGDEASAFMPLVGNIQLLDQALGSVADRTKYAGSAFNEYIQRANTTQNVLELLGNKASNVFAEMGDNMLPTIREGAKGISDVLDTLGNRVSILDEVTTSVKGFAQGFGYTGGMRELMNDIGDNLFGAVDPNAADKLGRVFVEAKEWGKSIRELNDAIKENPITKFFADMSGYGFQIFAWGTGIGLLAGSVRKLAKALFLLSGASTILSVLKTVGSIASIFPGNKPPILPGVPETKTTSPGSSRPSRIPGGRPGTSGPWGTVPPKSLLPDGALVKSSGVSGLGSPYKPTVPPSILTELQSAAKGWGSGIMKGGVPALLGLAGEYGIRQGFQGVYGQNYREPPGIGESFSGWWDTMTNRKTWLGDAANDGFSFRKHSSIEIPDRPLRIDSSSIDRMNTPNGTQDVRVTNQQPPNVTFYVNNNISGVTDPNAAAKAAVDYLNGEVSAKMEALLSD; encoded by the coding sequence ATGGGTACTCAACAAAGCAGCTTACGAATTTCGCTGATTGACGATGCAACCGGCCCTGCAAGGCATATCGGTCGGGCGCTGAATAACCTGCGGGCCGAGGCCGTTTCCTCCTTTGCGCCGATGCGTGGTCTGATCGGACAGGTTGCGGCGCTCGGCGCTGGCTATTTCGGCGTCTCTGAGGGCTTCAAGGCCACAGCAGGCGCGGCCATGAGCTTCGAGTCTGCCTTTGCAGACGTGAAAAAGGTTGTCGAAGCCAACGAAGAACAGTTTGAAAACATGCGGCGCAGCATCCGGGAAATGTCCGGCGAAATCCCGCTTGCCGCAAACGACATTGCCGCTCTCTTCGCTGCGGCGGGTGAGAGTGGAATCGCAACGGCCGATCTCAAGAATTTCGCTGAAATGGCCGCACGCGTTGGAATCGCATTTGACCTCGGCGCGGCGGAAGCGGGCGAAAGCCTCGCCAAGCTGAAAACGCAATTGGGCCTGACCGTGGCCGAAACCGGTGACATGGCCGATGCGATCAACCACCTTTCGAACAACATGGCTTCGAAGGCGAAGGACGTTACCGAGTTCATGTTGCGCGTCGGCTCCATGGGTGAAATGAGCGGTTTCGTCAAAGAGGATTTGGCGGCGATGGGTAGCGCCATGATTGCCGCCGGATCGGATGCCAGCACGGCGGGAACGGCGATGAAAAACGTCATGCGCGCGCTGACCCGTGGTGACTTCGCCAAAAAATCGCAGCGGGACGCCGCCAAGGCACTCGGGCTGCATCTGCCGTCCATCGCCAAGGATATGCAGAAAGACGCGAAAGGGACCATGCGCAAGGTGCTGACCGCGATTGCAAAAGCGCCGAAGCACCAACAAACGGGCCTCCTTTCCGAATTCTTCGGTGACGAGGCCAGCGCCTTCATGCCACTGGTGGGCAACATCCAGTTGCTGGATCAGGCGCTTGGGAGCGTGGCCGACCGCACGAAATACGCGGGTTCGGCGTTCAATGAGTACATCCAGCGCGCAAACACCACGCAGAATGTGCTGGAACTACTCGGCAACAAGGCTTCGAACGTCTTTGCGGAAATGGGTGACAACATGTTGCCGACGATCCGCGAGGGCGCGAAGGGGATCAGCGATGTCCTGGACACGCTTGGCAATCGTGTCAGCATTCTCGATGAGGTGACGACCAGCGTTAAAGGCTTTGCGCAGGGCTTCGGTTATACCGGCGGGATGCGCGAACTGATGAATGACATCGGCGACAATCTCTTTGGGGCCGTCGATCCGAACGCCGCCGACAAACTCGGGCGTGTTTTCGTAGAGGCGAAGGAATGGGGCAAATCCATTCGCGAGTTGAACGACGCCATCAAAGAAAACCCTATCACCAAGTTTTTCGCGGATATGTCCGGCTACGGCTTCCAGATTTTCGCGTGGGGAACGGGTATCGGGCTGTTGGCGGGTTCGGTCAGAAAGCTGGCTAAAGCTCTCTTCCTCCTTTCCGGCGCAAGCACCATTCTTTCCGTGCTCAAAACGGTCGGCTCCATCGCCTCGATCTTCCCCGGCAATAAACCGCCTATCCTGCCGGGCGTACCGGAAACAAAAACGACCTCGCCGGGATCGTCGCGCCCGTCGCGTATTCCCGGTGGCAGGCCCGGCACGTCCGGCCCGTGGGGAACTGTACCGCCGAAAAGCCTGTTGCCTGACGGGGCATTGGTAAAAAGCTCGGGCGTTTCCGGTCTTGGTTCGCCGTACAAGCCCACTGTGCCGCCGTCGATCCTGACTGAGCTTCAATCAGCCGCAAAAGGTTGGGGTAGCGGCATCATGAAAGGTGGCGTTCCCGCGTTGCTCGGGCTGGCAGGCGAATACGGTATCCGCCAAGGTTTCCAAGGCGTCTACGGTCAAAACTATCGGGAGCCGCCGGGCATCGGGGAATCCTTCTCCGGCTGGTGGGATACGATGACGAACCGCAAGACGTGGCTAGGCGATGCAGCGAATGATGGTTTCAGCTTTCGGAAGCATTCGAGCATCGAGATCCCCGACCGCCCTTTGCGCATTGATTCATCGTCTATCGACAGAATGAATACGCCGAATGGTACGCAGGATGTTCGCGTGACAAACCAGCAGCCGCCGAATGTGACGTTCTACGTCAATAACAATATTTCCGGCGTGACGGACCCCAACGCGGCGGCAAAAGCGGCGGTTGATTATCTGAATGGTGAGGTTTCGGCCAAGATGGAAGCGCTGCTTTCGGATTGA
- a CDS encoding alpha-ketoglutarate-dependent dioxygenase AlkB has translation MDRVTSPPLLPPGIVYFDGFLSPEEEAAVTDRLDAGAWSTELKRRVQHFGYRYDYKARAVTADAYLGPLPPWLGVFAERLVTAGYCRDLPDQVIANEYLPGQGISAHVDCVPCFDDGIVSISLLSTCEMVFRELRGPAICGVLLQPRSGVLLRDAGRYGLTHEIPARKSDIVNGVRTARDRRISLTFRKVIASKQF, from the coding sequence ATGGATCGTGTCACAAGCCCACCTCTTCTACCGCCCGGCATTGTCTATTTTGATGGCTTTCTTTCTCCAGAGGAGGAGGCCGCCGTCACCGACAGACTGGATGCGGGTGCGTGGAGCACGGAGTTGAAACGTCGCGTGCAGCATTTCGGTTATCGGTACGACTATAAGGCGCGCGCTGTTACCGCGGATGCATATCTCGGGCCGTTGCCGCCATGGCTTGGCGTGTTCGCGGAGCGGTTAGTTACCGCAGGATATTGCCGGGATTTGCCCGATCAGGTTATCGCTAATGAATATCTTCCGGGGCAGGGTATTAGCGCCCATGTCGACTGTGTTCCCTGTTTTGACGATGGGATCGTATCGATAAGCCTTTTATCCACATGCGAGATGGTTTTCCGCGAATTGCGTGGACCAGCCATATGCGGCGTCTTGCTTCAACCTCGCTCCGGCGTCTTGCTAAGAGACGCTGGCCGCTACGGGTTGACTCATGAAATTCCGGCTCGAAAATCGGATATCGTGAACGGAGTTAGGACAGCCCGAGACAGGCGAATTTCCCTCACTTTTCGCAAGGTTATTGCTTCGAAACAGTTTTGA
- a CDS encoding helix-turn-helix domain-containing protein, producing the protein MTKSTHTPEYRLLVEILTDTRRKAGLTQQQVADRLGKPQSYVAKAEGAERRIDVVEFAKLSAAMDQDPIALLHLLLERIK; encoded by the coding sequence ATGACAAAGTCTACGCATACACCCGAGTATCGGCTTCTTGTTGAGATACTAACCGACACGCGGCGAAAAGCAGGGTTAACCCAGCAGCAAGTCGCAGATCGGCTGGGTAAGCCACAGTCCTATGTCGCAAAGGCCGAAGGGGCTGAAAGACGCATAGATGTCGTTGAGTTTGCAAAACTGTCGGCGGCGATGGATCAAGACCCGATAGCGCTTCTCCACCTTTTACTCGAGCGGATAAAATAA